A section of the Papio anubis isolate 15944 chromosome 2, Panubis1.0, whole genome shotgun sequence genome encodes:
- the TREX1 gene encoding three-prime repair exonuclease 1, with translation MGRNHCVAGKEVALGPGLNQESLEKWDPQVGTKGLQQELPAVCNTGSWSGATALVLPAAYHWCDGVVHCATIRPQPWISEGLWGPLGAGKWGWGDGCWREGQTRQADEQGGPGSRGAVGGPTPSFTSRHCCQGELRESVQQSHYCLPACLLRLSGRSYPTMGSQALPPGPMQTLIFFDMEATGLPFSQPKVTELCLLAVHRCALESPPTSHGPPPTVPPPPRVVDKLSLCVAPGKACSSAASEITGLSTAVLAAHGRQCFDDNLANLLLAFLRRQPQPWCLVAHNGDRYDFPLLQAELAMLGLTSALDGAFCVDSITALKAVERADSPSEHGPRKSYSLGSIYTRLYGQSPPDSHTAEGDVLALLSICQWRPQALLRWVDAHARPFSTIRPMYGVTASAGTKPRPSAVTAPAHLATTRNTSPSLGERRRPKDLPPMKDPGALPRERLLAPLGLLAFLTLAVATLYGLSLAAPGE, from the exons ATGGGAAGAAACCATTGTGTGGCAGGGAAGGAGGTGGCTCTTGGCCCAGGCCTAAACCAGGAAAGCCTGGAAAAGTGGGACCCACAGGTGGGCACGAAAGGGCTGCAGCAGGAGCTCCCAGCAGTGTGTAACACCGGGAGCTGGTCTGGCGCCACTGCCCTGGTCCTTCCAGCTGCCTATCATTGGTGTGATGGCGTGGTGCATTGTGCCACCATCAGGCCACAGCCGTGGATCTCAGAAGGCCTCTGGGGTCCCCTGGGGGCggggaagtgggggtggggggacggATGTTGGCGAGAGGGACAGACCAGGCAGGCTGACGAGCAGGGCGGGCCTGGCTCACGTGGGGCTGTAGGCGGGCCCACACCAAGTTTCACTTCCCGCCACTGCTGCCAGGGAGAGCTGCGGGAGAGCGTGCAGCAAAGTCActactgcctgcctgcctgcctgctacG GCTCAGCGGCAGGTCCTACCCAACCATGGGCTCGCAGGCCCTGCCCCCGGGGCCCATGCAGACCCTCATCTTTTTCGACATGGAGGCCACTGGCTTGCCCTTCTCCCAGCCCAAGGTCACGGAGCTGTGCCTGCTGGCTGTCCACAGATGTGCCCTGGAGAGCCCCCCCACCTCTCACGGACCACCTCCCACAGTTCCTCCACCACCGCGTGTGGTGGACAAACTCTCCCTGTGCGTGGCTCCGGGAAAAGCCTGCAGCTCTGCAGCCAGCGAGATCACAGGTCTGAGCACAGCTGTGCTGGCAGCACATGGGCGTCAATGTTTCGATGACAACCTGGCCAACCTGCTCCTAGCCTTCCTGCGGCGCCAGCCACAGCCCTGGTGCCTGGTGGCACACAATGGTGACCGCTATGACTTCCCCCTGCTCCAAGCAGAGCTGGCTATGCTGGGCCTCACCAGTGCTCTGGATGGTGCCTTCTGTGTGGATAGCATCACTGCGCTGAAGGCCGTGGAGCGAGCAGACAGCCCCTCAGAACACGGCCCAAGGAAGAGCTACAGCCTAGGCAGCATCTACACACGCCTGTATGGGCAGTCCCCTCCGGACTCGCACACGGCTGAGGGTGATGTCCTGGCCCTGCTCAGCATCTGTCAGTGGAGACCACAGGCCCTGCTGCGGTGGGTGGATGCTCATGCCAGGCCCTTCAGCACCATCAGGCCCATGTATGGGGTCACAGCCTCTGCTGGGACCAAGCCAAGACCATCTGCTGTCACAGCCCCTGCACACCTGGCCACAACCAGGAACACTAGTCCCAGCCTTGGAGAGAGAAGGAGACCCAAGGATCTTCCTCCAATGAAGGACCCTGGAGCCCTACCCAGGGAGAGGCTGCTGGCACCACTGGGTCTACTGGCCTTCCTGACCTTGGCAGTGGCCACACTGTATGGACTATCCCTGGCTGCACCTGGGGAGTAG